The proteins below are encoded in one region of Oncorhynchus masou masou isolate Uvic2021 chromosome 15, UVic_Omas_1.1, whole genome shotgun sequence:
- the LOC135555485 gene encoding interleukin enhancer-binding factor 3 homolog isoform X1, producing the protein MPPPLRHRSMRIFMNDDRHVMAKHSAVYPTQEELEGVQNMVSHTERALKAVSDWLDEQEKVVKSAPDGTDSDKESEPKVSEQATRSLRGVMRVGLVAKGLLLKGDLDLELVLLCKDKPTITLLKNVADNLAVQLKTITEDKYEVTQVIREATIVIKSTKEPPLTLTINMTSPLVREEVEKQAAGETLSVNDPPDVLDRQKCLTALASLRHAKWFQARANGLRSCVIVIRILRDLCSRVPTWAPLHGWPIELLCEKAIGTGNRPMGAGEALRRVLECLASGILMADGAGICDPCEKELTDAIGHLDLQQREDLTQSAQHALRLSAFGQLHKVLGMDPLPSKMPRKPRSETPIDYTVQIPPSTTYAPPMKRPIEEEEGGEDKSPNKKKKKLQKKSPDEKSEPPQAMNALMRLNQLKPGLQYKLLSQTGPVHVPVFTMAVEVDGKSFEASGPSKRTAKLHVAVKVLQDMGLPTGVELKTAEPVKTEVATAIVEEVKPCITPIAMDTAATGADSVEATDGAESARQQGPILTKHGKNPVMELNEKRRGLKYELISETGGSHDKRFVMEVEIDEQKFQGTGSNKKVAKAYAALAALDKLFPEGSVTEAAKKKKLPMHGFGMMGDPTGDPAATPRGRGRGRGRGRGRGFNNGGSYGQGGYGSYGYGNNGNTGGYNYYNSGANGGAAAAGTVTEVAAASTTGVTATGTYGSYYQNDGGYSTPSPAPKAPVKKEAKSTFPGPPGVGGGVQGAYQTTPGQSAYNQYGQGYGQGNKTFNQNQAGAGVYPYSTAYPSQVTGSTVASQDYSYDGYGNQSNYNAQAGANQSYGANPAPYHNPVGYGRGDPTVNYQYR; encoded by the exons ATG CCTCCTCCCCTGCGCCACCGCTCCATGCGTATCTTCATGAACGATGACCGCCACGTGATGGCCAAGCACTCCGCTGTGTACCCCACACAGGAGGAGCTGGAGGGTGTGCAGAACATGGTGTCCCACACGGAGCGTGCTCTCAAGGCTGTCTCTGACTGGCTGGACGAGCAGGAAAAGGTGGTCAAGTCTGCACCAGACGGAACTGATTCCGATAAAGAAAG TGAGCCCAAGGTGTCGGAACAGGCCACACGGTCCCTGCGTGGGGTGATGAGGGTGGGCCTGGTGGCCAAGGGCTTGCTGCTGAAGGGGGACCTGGACCTGGAGCTGGTCCTTCTGTGTAAGGACAAACCCACAATCACACTGCTGAAGAACGTGGCAGATAACCTGGCTGTGCAACTCAAG ACCATCACAGAGGACAAGTATGAGGTCACTCAGGTCATCCGTGAAGCCACCATCGTAATCAAGAGCACCAAGGAGCCTCCCCTGACCCTGACTATCAACATGACGTCCCCCCTGGTCCGCgaggaggtggagaaacaggcTGCCGGAG AAACGCTATCAGTCAACGATCCACCGGATGTTCTGGACAGGCAGAAATGCCTTACTGCCTTGGCGTCTCTTCGCCACGCCAAGTGGTTCCAG GCCAGGGCCAACGGGCTGAGGTCCTGCGTCATCGTCATCCGCATCCTGAGGGACCTGTGCTCCCGCGTCCCCACTTGGGCCCCACTGCATGGATGG CCAATAGAGCTGCTGTGTGAGAAGGCAATTGGCACAGGGAACCGGCCAATGGGGGCAGGAGAGGCTCTGCGAAGAGTTTTGGAGTGTCTGGCTTCTGGAATCCTCATGGCTG ATGGTGCTGGAATCTGTGATCCATGTGAGAAGGAGCTGACAGATGCTATTGGCCACCTGGACCTCCAGCAGAGGGAGGACCTCACACAGAGTGCCCAG CATGCCTTAAGGCTGTCTGCCTTCGGACAGCTTCACAAAGTGCTAGGGATGGACCCCCTTCCTTCCAAAATGCCCCGGAAACCCAGGAGCGAGACCCCCATTGACTATACAG TCCAAATCCCCCCCAGTACAACCTACGCCCCACCAATGAAGAGGCCTatcgaggaggaggaaggaggggaggacaaAAGTCCaaacaagaaaaaaaagaagCTGCAAAAGAAAT CCCCAGATGAGAAGTCGGAGCCTCCCCAGGCCATGAATGCTCTGATGAGGCTGAACCAGCTGAAGCCTGGCCTGCAGTATAAACTCCTCTCCCAAACTGGCCCGGTACACGTACCAGTCTTCACCATGGCTGTGGAAGTGGACGGCAAGAGCTTTGAAGCCTCAGGCCCATCCAAACGCACTGCCAAGCTTCACGTTGCTGTCAAG GTCCTCCAGGATATGGGCCTCCCCACAGGTGTGGAGCTGAAGACTGCTGAGCCAGTGAAAACTGAGGTGGCAACGGCCATTGTGGAGGAGGTGAAACCCTGCATCACTCCCATCGCAATGGACACCGCAGCCACAGGGGCGGACAGCGTGGAGGCCACAGACGGTGCAGAG AGTGCTCGTCAACAGGGACCAATCCTGACCAAACATGGGAAGAATCCTGTGATGGAGCTAAACGAGAAGCGGCGCGGCCTCAAGTATGAGCTCATCTCAGAGACCGGAGGCAGCCACGACAAACGCTTCGTCATGGAG GTGGAGATAGATGAACAGAAGTTCCAAGGGACTGGCTCCAATAAGAAGGTGGCCAAGGCCTATGCTGCCTTGGCAGCCCTGGACAAACTCTTCCCAGAGGGCTCTGTGACTGAGGCAGCCAAGAAGAAGAAACTCCCAATG CATGGGTTTGGCATGATGGGTGACCCGACTGGTGACCCGGCAGCCACTCCCAGGGGCAGAGGTAGAGGACGTGGCAGGGGGAGGGGCCGAGGGTTCAATAATGGTGGCAGCTATGGTCAAG GTGGCTATGGAAGTTATGGATATGGGAACAATGGAAACACTGGCGGCTATA ATTATTACAATAGTGGAGCAAATGGTGGAGCTGCGGCTGCTGGCACAGTTACTGAAGTCGCTGCGGCCAGCACTACAGGCGTGACAGCTACAGGAACCTATGGTTCCTACTACCAGAATGATGGGGGCTACTCCACCCCATCTCCAGCTCCCAAAGCCCCTGTCAAAAAGGAGGCCAAGTCTACCTTCCCTGGACCGCCAGGCGTTGGTGGGGGGGTCCAAGGGGCCTACCAGACCACCCCTGGCCAGAGTGCCTATAACCAGTATGGCCAGGGCTATGGGCAAGGCAATAAGACCTTCAATCAAAACCAGGCAGGAGCAGGAGTTTATCCGTACAGCACTGCCTACCCCAGCCAGGTGACGGGCAGCACTGTTGCCAGCCAAGACTACAGTTACGACG GTTACGGAAATCAGTCAAATTACAACGCACAGGCAGGAGCCAACCAGAGCTATGGTGCAAATCCAGCGCCATACCACAACCCAGTAGGATACGGCAGGGGAGACCCCACCGTGAACTACCAGTACAGATAG
- the LOC135555485 gene encoding interleukin enhancer-binding factor 3 homolog isoform X2, giving the protein MPPPLRHRSMRIFMNDDRHVMAKHSAVYPTQEELEGVQNMVSHTERALKAVSDWLDEQEKVVKSAPDGTDSDKESEPKVSEQATRSLRGVMRVGLVAKGLLLKGDLDLELVLLCKDKPTITLLKNVADNLAVQLKTITEDKYEVTQVIREATIVIKSTKEPPLTLTINMTSPLVREEVEKQAAGETLSVNDPPDVLDRQKCLTALASLRHAKWFQARANGLRSCVIVIRILRDLCSRVPTWAPLHGWPIELLCEKAIGTGNRPMGAGEALRRVLECLASGILMADGAGICDPCEKELTDAIGHLDLQQREDLTQSAQHALRLSAFGQLHKVLGMDPLPSKMPRKPRSETPIDYTVQIPPSTTYAPPMKRPIEEEEGGEDKSPNKKKKKLQKKSPDEKSEPPQAMNALMRLNQLKPGLQYKLLSQTGPVHVPVFTMAVEVDGKSFEASGPSKRTAKLHVAVKVLQDMGLPTGVELKTAEPVKTEVATAIVEEVKPCITPIAMDTAATGADSVEATDGAESARQQGPILTKHGKNPVMELNEKRRGLKYELISETGGSHDKRFVMEVEIDEQKFQGTGSNKKVAKAYAALAALDKLFPEGSVTEAAKKKKLPMHGFGMMGDPTGDPAATPRGRGRGRGRGRGRGFNNGGSYGQGGYGSYGYGNNGNTGGYSDFVSDCYGYHEFAT; this is encoded by the exons ATG CCTCCTCCCCTGCGCCACCGCTCCATGCGTATCTTCATGAACGATGACCGCCACGTGATGGCCAAGCACTCCGCTGTGTACCCCACACAGGAGGAGCTGGAGGGTGTGCAGAACATGGTGTCCCACACGGAGCGTGCTCTCAAGGCTGTCTCTGACTGGCTGGACGAGCAGGAAAAGGTGGTCAAGTCTGCACCAGACGGAACTGATTCCGATAAAGAAAG TGAGCCCAAGGTGTCGGAACAGGCCACACGGTCCCTGCGTGGGGTGATGAGGGTGGGCCTGGTGGCCAAGGGCTTGCTGCTGAAGGGGGACCTGGACCTGGAGCTGGTCCTTCTGTGTAAGGACAAACCCACAATCACACTGCTGAAGAACGTGGCAGATAACCTGGCTGTGCAACTCAAG ACCATCACAGAGGACAAGTATGAGGTCACTCAGGTCATCCGTGAAGCCACCATCGTAATCAAGAGCACCAAGGAGCCTCCCCTGACCCTGACTATCAACATGACGTCCCCCCTGGTCCGCgaggaggtggagaaacaggcTGCCGGAG AAACGCTATCAGTCAACGATCCACCGGATGTTCTGGACAGGCAGAAATGCCTTACTGCCTTGGCGTCTCTTCGCCACGCCAAGTGGTTCCAG GCCAGGGCCAACGGGCTGAGGTCCTGCGTCATCGTCATCCGCATCCTGAGGGACCTGTGCTCCCGCGTCCCCACTTGGGCCCCACTGCATGGATGG CCAATAGAGCTGCTGTGTGAGAAGGCAATTGGCACAGGGAACCGGCCAATGGGGGCAGGAGAGGCTCTGCGAAGAGTTTTGGAGTGTCTGGCTTCTGGAATCCTCATGGCTG ATGGTGCTGGAATCTGTGATCCATGTGAGAAGGAGCTGACAGATGCTATTGGCCACCTGGACCTCCAGCAGAGGGAGGACCTCACACAGAGTGCCCAG CATGCCTTAAGGCTGTCTGCCTTCGGACAGCTTCACAAAGTGCTAGGGATGGACCCCCTTCCTTCCAAAATGCCCCGGAAACCCAGGAGCGAGACCCCCATTGACTATACAG TCCAAATCCCCCCCAGTACAACCTACGCCCCACCAATGAAGAGGCCTatcgaggaggaggaaggaggggaggacaaAAGTCCaaacaagaaaaaaaagaagCTGCAAAAGAAAT CCCCAGATGAGAAGTCGGAGCCTCCCCAGGCCATGAATGCTCTGATGAGGCTGAACCAGCTGAAGCCTGGCCTGCAGTATAAACTCCTCTCCCAAACTGGCCCGGTACACGTACCAGTCTTCACCATGGCTGTGGAAGTGGACGGCAAGAGCTTTGAAGCCTCAGGCCCATCCAAACGCACTGCCAAGCTTCACGTTGCTGTCAAG GTCCTCCAGGATATGGGCCTCCCCACAGGTGTGGAGCTGAAGACTGCTGAGCCAGTGAAAACTGAGGTGGCAACGGCCATTGTGGAGGAGGTGAAACCCTGCATCACTCCCATCGCAATGGACACCGCAGCCACAGGGGCGGACAGCGTGGAGGCCACAGACGGTGCAGAG AGTGCTCGTCAACAGGGACCAATCCTGACCAAACATGGGAAGAATCCTGTGATGGAGCTAAACGAGAAGCGGCGCGGCCTCAAGTATGAGCTCATCTCAGAGACCGGAGGCAGCCACGACAAACGCTTCGTCATGGAG GTGGAGATAGATGAACAGAAGTTCCAAGGGACTGGCTCCAATAAGAAGGTGGCCAAGGCCTATGCTGCCTTGGCAGCCCTGGACAAACTCTTCCCAGAGGGCTCTGTGACTGAGGCAGCCAAGAAGAAGAAACTCCCAATG CATGGGTTTGGCATGATGGGTGACCCGACTGGTGACCCGGCAGCCACTCCCAGGGGCAGAGGTAGAGGACGTGGCAGGGGGAGGGGCCGAGGGTTCAATAATGGTGGCAGCTATGGTCAAG GTGGCTATGGAAGTTATGGATATGGGAACAATGGAAACACTGGCGGCTATA GTGACTTTGTCTCAGACTGCTATGGCTACCACGAGTTTGCGACATAG